A single Marinobacter sp. es.042 DNA region contains:
- a CDS encoding mandelate racemase/muconate lactonizing enzyme family protein — protein MRIASIAAYTADLEYTGKAYAFAGGRSHQVFTSTVVVLTTDTGLEGYGEVCPCGPNYMPAFAEGIPACLALLAPAVIGEDPREISCLHERMNQALTGQAVAKAAIDIACWDILGKATGLPVYTLLGGLQTPSMPLHRIVPLADPIDMQASLRQYRSEGFRHIQIKLGHDVEEDIELVRTLSKLKQPDELWIGDINGAWRRGQALRFSRSVEDVDLYLEQPCRGYEECLSVRQRVRHPVKLDESLNSLGDLQRALRDDAMDSIALKVSKFGGLTPSRIIRDVCVDAGISMTIEDAWGSGIATAAYAHLAASTPTRVLLNTTDLHNYNTTQLATGAPDVSGGRMTLSDRPGLGVVPDFKMLTLHDVYE, from the coding sequence ATGCGTATCGCAAGTATTGCAGCCTACACCGCAGATCTTGAGTACACCGGCAAAGCCTATGCTTTTGCCGGTGGCCGCTCCCATCAGGTCTTCACCAGCACGGTTGTGGTTTTAACGACGGATACGGGGCTGGAAGGTTACGGCGAGGTCTGTCCATGCGGCCCCAACTACATGCCGGCTTTTGCCGAAGGGATTCCTGCCTGCCTCGCTTTGCTGGCACCGGCGGTTATTGGTGAGGATCCCAGGGAAATCTCATGCCTCCATGAGCGGATGAATCAGGCCCTCACGGGCCAGGCTGTTGCAAAGGCGGCCATTGATATCGCCTGCTGGGACATTCTTGGAAAGGCGACAGGCCTTCCGGTTTACACCCTTCTTGGTGGTCTGCAGACACCTTCTATGCCCTTACACCGGATTGTTCCTTTGGCAGACCCGATCGATATGCAGGCGTCTCTGCGCCAATACCGCTCGGAGGGATTTCGCCATATCCAGATCAAGCTCGGGCACGATGTGGAGGAAGACATTGAACTGGTTCGAACCCTCAGCAAGCTGAAGCAACCTGACGAGCTCTGGATTGGAGACATAAACGGGGCGTGGCGGCGGGGTCAGGCCTTGCGTTTTTCGCGTTCTGTTGAGGATGTAGACCTATACCTGGAGCAGCCCTGCAGAGGATACGAGGAATGCCTGTCGGTGCGCCAGCGGGTCCGACACCCTGTCAAACTGGATGAGAGCCTGAATTCTCTCGGCGATTTGCAGCGTGCTTTGCGGGATGACGCCATGGATTCCATCGCCCTTAAAGTCAGCAAGTTTGGCGGGCTTACGCCATCCCGCATTATTCGCGATGTGTGCGTGGACGCTGGAATATCCATGACGATCGAAGATGCCTGGGGCAGTGGCATTGCAACGGCCGCCTATGCGCACCTGGCTGCAAGTACCCCAACAAGGGTATTGCTGAATACGACTGACCTCCATAACTACAACACTACTCAGCTTGCGACAGGCGCGCCGGATGTGTCCGGCGGGCGAATGACACTCAGCGATCGCCCTGGACTCGGTGTGGTTCCGGACTTCAAAATGCTGACCTTGCATGATGTCTATGAATAA
- a CDS encoding LysR family transcriptional regulator translates to MNMPLLDNDVLRSFVAIAEHGTFTSAAKAVHRTPSALSMQIKQLERNLGKTLFVREPRRVTLTAEGEVLLDYGRRLLRLNEEAVQYFVSPTLEGKVGIGTSDDVGTRILPEVLAEFARSYPAVLVDVVVGSSKQNLARLDAGELDMTLVTVADEGRIPRGEVVHEEPLVWAGREGSSAYQRSPLPIAMAHEGCAWRRMTLRTLDKAGIPYRIAYTCEHCSGQEAAMLADLAVAPFPQSLIRPPLKEVAGDSLPKIGFYQLALVRRGSNPLNDALASHVKEAFLGLR, encoded by the coding sequence ATGAACATGCCTCTGCTTGATAACGATGTGCTCCGGAGTTTTGTTGCCATTGCGGAACATGGCACGTTTACCAGTGCCGCCAAAGCCGTTCACCGGACACCTTCCGCCCTGAGCATGCAGATCAAACAGCTTGAGAGGAACCTTGGGAAAACCCTGTTTGTTCGCGAACCCAGGCGCGTCACGTTGACCGCAGAAGGTGAGGTTCTTCTTGATTATGGGCGCCGATTGCTGCGCCTGAATGAAGAGGCCGTGCAGTATTTCGTTTCGCCAACCCTTGAGGGGAAAGTGGGTATTGGCACTTCTGACGATGTGGGTACCCGGATTCTGCCGGAAGTTCTGGCAGAATTCGCCAGATCCTATCCCGCCGTACTGGTGGACGTCGTGGTTGGTTCGAGCAAACAGAATCTTGCTCGCCTGGACGCCGGTGAACTGGATATGACCCTGGTAACTGTGGCCGATGAGGGGCGTATTCCCCGCGGTGAGGTAGTGCACGAGGAACCGCTGGTCTGGGCCGGACGAGAGGGTTCATCGGCCTATCAGCGTTCCCCGCTGCCGATTGCCATGGCCCATGAAGGATGTGCCTGGCGGCGTATGACCCTCCGGACACTGGACAAAGCGGGTATACCCTACAGGATTGCCTACACCTGTGAGCATTGTTCCGGCCAGGAGGCCGCTATGCTGGCGGATCTCGCCGTGGCCCCGTTTCCGCAAAGCCTGATTCGTCCGCCTCTGAAAGAGGTTGCCGGTGACAGCCTGCCGAAAATCGGCTTCTATCAGCTGGCGTTGGTACGCCGGGGTTCAAATCCCCTTAATGATGCGCTTGCCTCTCATGTCAAAGAGGCATTCCTCGGTCTACGCTAA
- a CDS encoding alkyl/aryl-sulfatase, whose amino-acid sequence MPLTRTLLFAPLLGITLVMTGCDFGSDSSAANSAGHTAPTATTEQANRDVLDQRPFENRDDFENARRGLIAQDPELVIDHLEGGEVWNMPAYGFIDEDGENAPASVNPSLWRQAALNNIHGLFKVTDGLYQIRGYDLANMSIIEGETGWILVDPLTARETASKAFLFAREHLGEKPVRAILFTHSHIDHFGGVQGILQHLSDEEKANLRIIAPEGFEEEATSENIIAGPAMTRRAMFMYGKRLDRDERGHVGTGLGKGPAFGTFGFAPATDLISETGTELEVDGVPMIFQIVSGSEAPAEFTFYLPEQKAFCGAELVSRNMHNIYTLRGAKVRDARLWSGFIDEAKALFADADIYFGSHHWPLWGQENIQDFLAVQRDTYKFIHDQTVRLMNQGATPREIADQLKLPPELNRAFHNQGYYGTVSHNAKAVYQHYLGWFTANPAQLDPLPESDSAQRYVQMMGGVEKVLERAREDFEAASAMGASEGRDTYRWLAELLNQVVFAEPGNDDAKQLLANVYDQLGYQAESAPWRDFYLTGAYELRHGSPEEGIKPAMMREVLLNTPVSLFFDSMAVRLKAEDAEGESAVIKITFTDLKESYLLTLKHSVLHNRLVNEDTPADATLNLTRSLFVDLLIGRAGLKELLFSDEISFEGSRLDLIGFFSMLDKPQGRFNIVTP is encoded by the coding sequence ATGCCACTAACCCGAACGCTTCTTTTCGCTCCTTTGCTGGGCATTACCCTCGTCATGACGGGTTGCGATTTCGGCTCCGATTCTTCCGCAGCCAACAGCGCCGGACACACTGCGCCGACCGCCACGACCGAGCAGGCCAATCGGGATGTGTTGGATCAGCGACCCTTTGAAAACCGTGACGATTTCGAGAACGCGCGACGCGGACTGATTGCCCAGGACCCTGAACTGGTCATTGATCATCTTGAAGGCGGTGAAGTCTGGAACATGCCGGCCTATGGATTTATCGACGAGGATGGAGAAAACGCCCCTGCCTCGGTTAATCCAAGCCTCTGGCGCCAGGCTGCCCTCAACAACATTCACGGGTTGTTCAAGGTCACCGACGGTCTCTACCAGATCCGGGGTTACGACCTGGCGAACATGTCGATCATCGAAGGCGAAACCGGGTGGATTCTGGTGGATCCTCTGACCGCCCGGGAGACGGCCAGCAAAGCCTTCCTGTTTGCGCGAGAACATCTGGGCGAAAAGCCGGTGCGGGCGATTCTCTTTACCCACAGCCACATTGATCACTTTGGCGGCGTGCAGGGCATTCTCCAGCACCTTTCGGACGAGGAAAAAGCCAACCTGCGGATTATCGCGCCAGAGGGCTTTGAGGAGGAGGCAACCAGCGAGAACATCATCGCCGGCCCTGCCATGACACGCCGGGCCATGTTCATGTATGGCAAGCGTCTGGATCGGGACGAACGCGGCCATGTAGGCACTGGTCTGGGCAAAGGCCCGGCTTTTGGCACCTTTGGCTTTGCCCCGGCGACAGACCTGATCAGCGAAACCGGCACGGAGCTGGAGGTGGACGGCGTGCCGATGATTTTCCAGATTGTCTCCGGTTCCGAAGCGCCTGCAGAGTTCACCTTTTACCTCCCCGAACAAAAGGCCTTTTGCGGTGCCGAGCTGGTCAGCCGCAATATGCACAACATCTACACCCTGAGGGGCGCGAAGGTTCGGGATGCCCGTCTATGGAGCGGCTTTATCGACGAAGCAAAGGCTCTGTTCGCCGACGCCGATATCTACTTCGGCAGCCACCACTGGCCGCTGTGGGGGCAAGAGAATATCCAGGACTTCCTGGCTGTTCAGCGGGATACCTACAAGTTCATTCACGATCAGACGGTGCGTTTGATGAATCAGGGTGCGACACCGCGGGAGATCGCCGATCAGCTCAAGCTGCCGCCGGAGCTGAATCGGGCGTTCCATAACCAGGGGTACTACGGCACCGTGTCTCACAACGCCAAAGCGGTGTACCAGCACTACCTGGGGTGGTTTACAGCGAACCCGGCCCAGCTAGACCCACTTCCGGAAAGTGACTCTGCCCAGCGTTATGTGCAGATGATGGGTGGGGTTGAAAAGGTTCTGGAAAGAGCCCGCGAGGATTTCGAGGCGGCCTCTGCCATGGGGGCTAGCGAAGGGCGCGACACCTACCGGTGGCTGGCTGAATTGCTCAATCAGGTGGTCTTCGCCGAGCCCGGGAATGACGATGCAAAACAGCTTCTGGCCAACGTCTATGACCAGCTTGGCTATCAGGCAGAATCCGCACCCTGGCGGGACTTCTACCTGACGGGGGCATACGAGCTGCGCCACGGCTCGCCGGAAGAGGGCATCAAACCGGCGATGATGAGAGAAGTGCTGCTGAACACGCCGGTATCCCTGTTCTTCGACAGCATGGCGGTGCGGCTGAAGGCCGAAGACGCAGAAGGGGAGAGTGCCGTCATCAAGATTACCTTCACGGATCTGAAGGAAAGTTATCTGCTGACTCTGAAACATTCCGTGCTTCACAACCGTCTGGTTAATGAGGACACTCCCGCTGACGCCACATTGAATCTGACGCGGTCTTTGTTTGTGGATCTGTTGATCGGCCGTGCGGGGCTGAAGGAACTTCTGTTCAGCGACGAGATCAGCTTTGAGGGAAGCCGGCTCGACCTGATAGGCTTTTTCAGTATGCTGGACAAGCCTCAGGGCCGGTTCAATATCGTTACACCCTGA
- a CDS encoding DUF2784 domain-containing protein — protein sequence MDSRWLLIFADTLLILHTMLVVFVILGLVATFAGYFFQWRWVRNFWFRLSHLIVIVVVVLQSWLGVLCPLTTWEMALRAKAGEAGYEGSFIQHWLQSILYYSAPDWVFILAYTVFGALVLASWFVVRPER from the coding sequence ATGGATAGCCGCTGGTTACTGATCTTTGCTGATACGCTCCTGATCCTGCACACGATGCTGGTGGTTTTTGTCATCCTTGGGCTGGTCGCAACCTTTGCCGGCTATTTCTTCCAGTGGCGCTGGGTTCGCAATTTCTGGTTCCGTCTCAGCCACCTGATTGTGATTGTTGTAGTGGTTCTGCAATCCTGGCTGGGTGTGCTATGCCCGCTTACGACCTGGGAAATGGCGCTTCGGGCAAAGGCCGGGGAGGCGGGCTATGAGGGATCGTTTATCCAGCACTGGCTGCAGTCCATTCTGTATTACAGTGCTCCGGACTGGGTGTTTATTCTGGCCTACACGGTTTTCGGAGCGCTCGTCCTGGCCAGCTGGTTTGTGGTCAGGCCCGAGCGGTGA
- a CDS encoding BamA/TamA family outer membrane protein: MVFRKTLFVSGMVFAGSCLAAESGQGDCIASSTQPEAIDLDKPRDQLARQNDLVIPEDARIASIRVLRRPIFNTTDPEQDNALYRTLNALNTPTWESALRAQLVFEEGDVYEPELISESERVLRQREYLTAAWVGVTRVCGNEVEVSVLTRDTWTLFPSVGVSRSGGENTTNFGLSDPNFAGSGKSLGIGYAKDPDRTETSLYFDDPNVLGSHWQAGFSFDERSDGRGRGAYLERPFFSETTNWRFGLSGIDDVREESRYVGAEAIADYRRSQEFFSIDGGWRLAERDSRQLRLLAGYRYNALMFDRLPNEPDLDILPDDRTLSYPWVGFDYRQNRFREMTNLTRLQRVEDVRDGFVWRTELGYSGSGLGATEDRVVLNMDFQDALHASETNYASYSLSQSGTYRLDEDRVENLLGTVSVQYFHGGSERWNSWYTNLAFTAAHNLTADQQLLIGGENGLRGYPSEYQQGNRRLLWTLERRYFPDWHPFKLFRVGGVVFTDVGRAWFTDDRNSGPDEGVLKDVGFGMRLASSRIEVQRMLHLDFAFPLDGDDSIDDVQFLLRGRSQF, translated from the coding sequence ATGGTTTTCAGGAAAACGCTTTTTGTTTCAGGAATGGTTTTTGCGGGATCCTGCCTGGCCGCCGAATCGGGCCAGGGCGATTGCATTGCCAGCAGTACCCAGCCGGAAGCCATTGATCTGGACAAACCGAGAGATCAGCTCGCCCGCCAGAACGATCTGGTGATTCCCGAGGATGCGCGCATCGCCAGCATCCGAGTTCTTCGCCGTCCTATCTTTAATACCACCGACCCTGAGCAGGACAACGCGCTCTATCGAACTCTGAACGCGCTCAACACACCTACCTGGGAGTCCGCCCTGCGTGCCCAGTTGGTGTTTGAAGAAGGAGATGTCTACGAGCCGGAGCTTATCTCCGAATCCGAGCGGGTGCTGCGCCAGCGTGAGTATTTGACCGCTGCCTGGGTAGGCGTAACCCGGGTTTGTGGCAACGAGGTTGAGGTAAGCGTGCTTACCAGAGATACCTGGACACTGTTTCCGAGCGTGGGGGTATCGCGATCCGGGGGTGAAAATACCACCAACTTCGGATTGTCTGATCCCAATTTTGCCGGATCAGGCAAGAGCCTCGGCATTGGCTATGCGAAGGACCCGGACCGCACAGAAACCAGTCTGTATTTTGATGATCCGAACGTATTGGGTTCGCATTGGCAGGCGGGGTTCTCGTTCGACGAGAGAAGCGACGGCCGGGGCCGAGGCGCCTATCTTGAGAGGCCTTTCTTCAGCGAGACCACCAACTGGCGTTTTGGCCTGAGCGGCATCGACGACGTAAGGGAGGAATCCCGATATGTCGGCGCGGAGGCTATTGCCGATTATCGGCGCAGCCAGGAGTTCTTCAGTATCGATGGAGGCTGGCGGCTGGCGGAGAGGGACAGCCGGCAACTGAGGTTGCTCGCCGGCTACCGCTACAATGCACTCATGTTCGACCGTTTGCCCAACGAACCCGATCTCGACATCCTCCCGGACGACAGGACCCTGAGTTACCCCTGGGTTGGCTTTGATTACCGCCAGAACCGTTTCCGTGAAATGACCAACCTTACCCGGCTCCAGCGGGTGGAAGATGTGCGGGACGGTTTCGTTTGGCGAACCGAGCTGGGCTATTCGGGCAGCGGGTTGGGTGCCACGGAAGATCGGGTGGTTCTCAATATGGATTTCCAGGATGCGTTGCATGCCTCGGAGACCAACTACGCCAGCTATTCCCTCAGCCAGAGCGGCACCTACCGTCTCGACGAGGATCGGGTGGAAAACCTGCTGGGCACAGTGAGCGTTCAGTACTTCCATGGCGGATCGGAGCGCTGGAACAGTTGGTACACCAACCTCGCGTTCACCGCAGCGCACAATCTGACAGCCGATCAGCAACTGCTGATTGGCGGGGAGAACGGCCTGCGTGGCTATCCCAGCGAATACCAGCAGGGTAACCGCCGGCTGCTGTGGACCCTGGAGCGGCGCTATTTCCCGGACTGGCACCCATTCAAGCTGTTTCGGGTTGGCGGTGTAGTCTTCACCGACGTTGGTCGGGCCTGGTTCACTGACGACCGGAACAGTGGGCCGGACGAAGGTGTTCTGAAGGATGTTGGCTTCGGCATGCGGCTGGCGTCCAGCCGCATCGAGGTGCAGCGCATGCTGCACCTTGACTTCGCCTTCCCCCTGGATGGCGACGACAGTATTGATGATGTTCAGTTTCTGTTGAGGGGTCGGAGCCAGTTCTAA
- a CDS encoding monovalent cation:proton antiporter-2 (CPA2) family protein produces MTVYFVQAFIYLVAAVIAVPLAKRLGLGSVLGYLVAGVVIGPVTGLVGQEANTIQHFAEFGVVMMLFLVGMELDPRALWAMRVRLVGLGGLQVVLTAAAGMAVAAWLGLQWQTAIAVGLIFALSSTAIVLQTLNEKGLVKTEGGRSAFSVLLFQDIAVIPMLALIPLLALPELMDATAGSDAQQGHLSLVDNLSGWAHGLVVVAAVGAVIVGGHYLSRPLFRYVVQSGLREVFTATALMLVIGIAALMSLVNLSPALGAFLAGVVLANSEFRHELEANIEPFKGLLLGLFFITVGAGINFDVLSEQWSTVVSLAVAVIAVKAAILLGLALLFRVHGSNGWLFTLSLAQAGEFGFVLLTYSVQSKVIPMETSQVLSLVVALSMFLTPLLFIVYDRVVLPRYRRSQNDEREADIIDEQAPVIVAGVGRFGQIVCRLLRANNVPIVALDHEIEQIENLRQINIKSFFGDASRPDLLETAGIEQARLLVVAIDDRDRSVQMVEHVKQFFPGVWVLARAFDRGHGYRLREAGADDVVSETYHSALELGGHALTAMGVHPMRARQMTWAFLDNEKAHEDELFDAWKEIEEGIRFSPRYGELFMKLEESLSSAMQSDWDEPKQEDVPVWRPPER; encoded by the coding sequence ATGACAGTTTATTTCGTCCAGGCCTTTATCTACCTGGTGGCAGCAGTCATCGCTGTGCCCCTGGCAAAACGCCTGGGGCTGGGCTCTGTCCTCGGGTATCTCGTGGCCGGTGTGGTTATTGGGCCGGTCACGGGGCTGGTAGGGCAGGAAGCCAATACCATTCAGCATTTTGCCGAGTTCGGTGTGGTCATGATGCTCTTCCTGGTGGGTATGGAACTCGACCCCAGGGCGCTCTGGGCCATGCGTGTGCGCCTGGTCGGGCTGGGTGGGCTTCAGGTGGTGCTGACGGCGGCTGCAGGCATGGCAGTGGCCGCATGGTTGGGACTGCAGTGGCAGACAGCCATTGCGGTCGGTCTGATCTTTGCCCTGTCGTCCACGGCGATTGTTCTTCAAACCCTCAACGAAAAGGGATTGGTCAAAACCGAAGGCGGTCGCAGTGCGTTCTCCGTCCTGCTGTTTCAGGACATCGCTGTCATTCCAATGCTCGCCCTTATTCCCTTGCTGGCACTGCCGGAACTCATGGACGCCACGGCAGGATCCGACGCCCAGCAAGGTCACCTCAGCCTGGTGGACAATCTCTCGGGATGGGCTCACGGGCTGGTTGTGGTGGCGGCCGTTGGTGCAGTGATTGTTGGCGGCCACTATCTGAGCCGGCCCCTGTTTCGCTATGTGGTGCAATCGGGCTTGCGTGAAGTATTCACCGCCACGGCGCTGATGCTGGTCATCGGGATTGCGGCTCTGATGAGTCTGGTAAATCTGTCCCCGGCGCTTGGAGCCTTCCTGGCCGGTGTGGTTCTGGCTAACAGTGAATTCCGGCATGAGCTGGAAGCGAACATCGAACCGTTCAAGGGACTGTTGCTGGGCCTGTTCTTCATCACCGTTGGCGCGGGCATCAACTTCGATGTGTTGTCTGAGCAATGGAGTACGGTGGTGTCACTTGCGGTCGCGGTGATCGCAGTCAAGGCCGCAATCCTGCTCGGCCTGGCGTTGCTGTTCCGGGTTCATGGCAGTAATGGCTGGCTGTTCACGCTGTCCCTGGCACAGGCCGGTGAGTTTGGCTTTGTGCTTCTGACCTACAGTGTCCAGAGCAAGGTGATCCCCATGGAAACGTCACAGGTCCTCTCACTGGTGGTGGCGCTGTCGATGTTCCTAACGCCGTTGCTGTTTATCGTGTATGACCGGGTTGTGTTGCCCCGTTATCGTCGTTCACAAAACGACGAGCGGGAGGCGGATATCATCGATGAACAGGCACCGGTTATCGTCGCTGGTGTCGGTCGTTTCGGCCAGATTGTCTGCCGGCTGTTGCGGGCCAATAATGTTCCCATCGTTGCATTGGACCATGAGATCGAGCAGATCGAGAACCTCCGGCAGATCAACATCAAAAGTTTTTTCGGAGATGCGAGTCGCCCGGATTTGCTGGAAACCGCAGGCATCGAACAGGCCCGGCTGCTGGTCGTGGCGATTGACGACCGTGACCGTTCGGTGCAGATGGTGGAGCACGTGAAGCAGTTCTTCCCCGGTGTCTGGGTGCTGGCCCGCGCTTTCGACAGAGGCCACGGATACCGACTGCGCGAGGCCGGGGCCGATGATGTGGTCAGTGAAACCTATCATTCGGCACTTGAGCTCGGTGGTCATGCTCTGACCGCCATGGGTGTGCACCCGATGCGTGCCCGTCAGATGACCTGGGCCTTCCTCGACAATGAAAAAGCCCACGAGGATGAGCTGTTCGACGCCTGGAAGGAAATCGAGGAAGGCATCCGGTTCAGCCCCCGCTACGGTGAGTTATTCATGAAGCTGGAAGAATCACTCAGCAGTGCCATGCAGAGTGATTGGGATGAGCCAAAGCAGGAGGATGTCCCTGTCTGGAGACCGCCTGAACGCTGA
- a CDS encoding DUF3185 family protein has translation MGSSKLVGIVLLVVGVGLLYFGYQSTQSLGNQLSETVTGRFTDQTMWYLIGGAAAAAAGAFLTFFKK, from the coding sequence ATGGGAAGTTCAAAGCTGGTCGGTATCGTTTTGTTGGTGGTTGGCGTCGGGCTGCTGTATTTCGGCTACCAATCAACCCAGTCACTGGGGAACCAGTTGTCCGAAACGGTGACGGGGCGTTTTACAGACCAGACCATGTGGTATCTGATCGGCGGGGCGGCCGCTGCTGCAGCCGGCGCTTTCCTGACATTTTTCAAGAAATAA
- a CDS encoding homocysteine S-methyltransferase family protein, producing the protein MKSVALLDGGLGQEIYRRAMNVTSLLWSVAVMREQPDVVTDVHADFIRAGARTLTLNTYAATPTRLAREGLGDEIGAIHQRAFEVLERAIALTGADVDIAGCLPPLVGSYRSQPDRTFEDLKSEFDILVKLQSGADVFLIETMTNSLEAKAACAAASESGKPFGVAFRLEADGKLRSGETLAEAVEAVKASGPTAIMLNCCDPEVISQAMPELAGLYPCTGGYANAFKTVEPMAGGALVDELEVRQDVSPGVYGLQVKQWLDDGASVVGGCCEITPEHISHLADVLTGEYNLIRFSELPRG; encoded by the coding sequence ATGAAATCTGTTGCACTTCTCGATGGCGGCCTGGGCCAGGAAATCTACCGCAGGGCCATGAATGTTACGTCACTGCTCTGGTCAGTGGCGGTAATGCGGGAGCAGCCGGACGTGGTTACCGATGTCCATGCTGACTTTATCAGGGCCGGCGCCCGTACCCTGACACTGAACACCTATGCTGCAACGCCGACGCGACTGGCCAGAGAAGGCCTTGGTGACGAGATTGGTGCAATCCATCAACGGGCTTTCGAGGTGTTGGAGCGCGCCATCGCGTTAACGGGTGCCGACGTTGATATCGCCGGCTGCCTGCCGCCCCTGGTCGGAAGCTATCGGAGCCAGCCTGACCGGACGTTCGAGGATCTGAAATCGGAATTCGACATCCTCGTTAAACTGCAGAGTGGGGCGGACGTCTTCCTCATCGAAACCATGACCAACTCGCTGGAGGCGAAAGCCGCCTGTGCTGCCGCCAGTGAATCAGGCAAACCCTTTGGAGTGGCATTCAGACTGGAAGCAGATGGCAAGCTCCGGTCAGGGGAGACCCTCGCCGAGGCTGTTGAAGCGGTGAAGGCGTCAGGGCCAACAGCGATTATGCTCAATTGCTGCGACCCGGAAGTAATTTCGCAGGCAATGCCTGAACTGGCCGGCCTTTACCCCTGCACGGGTGGCTATGCAAACGCGTTCAAAACAGTTGAGCCAATGGCCGGCGGAGCGCTGGTGGATGAACTGGAAGTCAGGCAGGACGTGTCACCCGGGGTGTATGGGCTTCAGGTGAAACAGTGGTTGGATGACGGCGCAAGTGTTGTTGGCGGCTGTTGTGAAATCACGCCCGAGCACATCAGCCACCTGGCCGATGTGCTGACAGGCGAGTATAACCTGATACGGTTCTCGGAATTGCCGCGCGGTTAG
- a CDS encoding GGDEF domain-containing protein, producing the protein MLMLRLSIVVGGILISLFMIGDLQLIPPDLASAYITNRALIQLPILAGLLAFTFVPQFLRFAQTAFLATVLSITYANYYLIHVAWEQASFSFPYEGTLLYAFFGFFVFGMKFHYALAAMVLSSLGFVGLMLMDSVYGERTWMNVGFVAGSLFIGVIGRHRIDRLLGQLQEANEQLIGLSTIDELTDLFNRRALMSESGRLFARQRRSNQRLAVLMMDLDHFKQFNDHYGHQQGDQAIRQQADIMRQVFKRQTDILGRYGGEEFMAVIEGEHADRFELLAAAVLEQWQDRAVPNEDSPDSKVLSCSIGICQGLATEFDSIDEMIRRADEALYRAKKQGRARHVMA; encoded by the coding sequence CCGGATCTGGCGAGCGCCTACATAACGAACAGAGCCCTCATTCAACTTCCGATTCTCGCAGGCCTACTCGCCTTCACCTTCGTTCCGCAATTTCTTCGCTTTGCCCAGACCGCGTTTTTGGCGACTGTTCTGAGCATTACCTACGCCAATTACTACCTGATCCACGTGGCATGGGAGCAGGCATCATTCAGCTTTCCTTACGAAGGGACGTTGCTGTACGCCTTCTTCGGTTTCTTTGTTTTTGGAATGAAATTCCATTACGCGCTGGCCGCGATGGTGCTCAGTTCTCTGGGCTTTGTCGGCTTGATGCTCATGGATTCCGTTTACGGCGAGCGAACCTGGATGAACGTCGGGTTCGTGGCTGGCTCACTGTTTATCGGTGTGATCGGCCGGCACAGGATTGACCGATTGCTGGGGCAGCTTCAGGAGGCTAACGAGCAGTTGATTGGCCTGAGCACCATCGATGAACTGACCGATCTCTTCAATCGCCGGGCATTGATGAGTGAATCCGGGCGTTTGTTTGCCCGGCAGCGGCGCTCCAATCAGAGACTCGCTGTACTCATGATGGATCTTGATCATTTCAAGCAGTTCAACGACCACTACGGCCACCAACAGGGTGATCAGGCTATTCGACAGCAGGCTGACATCATGAGGCAGGTATTCAAACGACAGACCGATATCCTCGGGCGATACGGCGGTGAGGAATTCATGGCCGTGATCGAGGGCGAACATGCCGACCGGTTTGAACTTCTTGCTGCAGCGGTTCTGGAACAATGGCAGGACCGCGCGGTGCCGAATGAGGATAGCCCCGATAGCAAGGTACTTAGCTGTTCCATTGGAATCTGTCAGGGCCTGGCCACCGAGTTTGATTCCATCGATGAAATGATTCGAAGGGCCGATGAGGCATTGTACCGCGCGAAAAAACAGGGTCGCGCCAGACACGTAATGGCCTAG